In the genome of Gemmatimonadota bacterium, the window CGCCTGGATCCCCTCTGCCGCGTCCCGGTGCATGACGATCTCGTTCCGCAGCCACATGTCCAGTTCGGGAATGCCGCGGCCATCGGGATACCCTGCCTCCGACAGCAGCTTCCGGGCGCGTTCCGGGTCATAGCCCTGGCTTTCCGCATAAGCACCGTCGGAGTATGCCGGAAATCCGGGCGGCAGCATGGCGTAGCCGGGTATGGCGAAGCCTTTCAGCGCGGAACGGCATATGGCGTCCCGGTCGATAGCGAGACTCAGCGCGAGCCGGACCCGCCGGTCGTTGAACGGTGGCTGCGTCGCGTCGAAAAACAGGTAGTGGGTCCAGAAATTGGGCCAGGTATGGACCTGGTCGCTTATTGCGTCATCGGAAAGGAGGCGGGCAAGTTCCGCCTGGTTCTCCACCTCGGTGAAATCGATCTCTCCGGCCTCGTATGCCGGTATCCTCGGAGGCGGCGTGGTCAGGTTGAACATCTTGTAGATCAACCTTTCCAGATAGGGCTTGTCGACCCCGCGGTACATGGGATTGGCCTCGTAGACCATCCGCTCGCCCTTTGTCCATTCCACCATGACGAAGGGGCCGGAAGACACGCAGGTCTCCGGCCGGGTGGACCACGTGTCGCCATACTTGCGCACCGAATGTTCGGGCGATACCCACGAGTAGGTCAACAGCAGAGGCAGGTGGGGCGTGGTCTCTTCGGTCGCGATGTGGAGGGTCAGATCGTCGGAAGCCCAGACACCCAGGGAGTCCACCGGCACCGTGCGGGCGACGACGGCCTGCCAGTTCCGGATCGGCTGGTAGTACCACCCGAAGTCGTAGGCGTTTTCCGGATCTGCGCCGCGGCGCAGGGAGAAGACGTAGTCGTGTGCCGTAAGCGGCCGGCCGTCG includes:
- a CDS encoding peptide ABC transporter substrate-binding protein codes for the protein MRNKTGFSIPRRSSLLILVAGLAWSAYGLIDTLLADTEPRYVNSIGVPLPGDALPPGQQVIRVFSESRPYNEWFRTVYKGAAGKYIIAEPLTRTNRNFELRGGAAERWEVSDDGLDWTFHLRPGLQWSDGRPLTAHDYVFSLRRGADPENAYDFGWYYQPIRNWQAVVARTVPVDSLGVWASDDLTLHIATEETTPHLPLLLTYSWVSPEHSVRKYGDTWSTRPETCVSSGPFVMVEWTKGERMVYEANPMYRGVDKPYLERLIYKMFNLTTPPPRIPAYEAGEIDFTEVENQAELARLLSDDAISDQVHTWPNFWTHYLFFDATQPPFNDRRVRLALSLAIDRDAICRSALKGFAIPGYAMLPPGFPAYSDGAYAESQGYDPERARKLLSEAGYPDGRGIPELDMWLRNEIVMHRDAAEGIQAMLQRNLNIEVEVRNVENKVFMDGLNNHTLAFGMVPYEFDFVDPSNLLGLWRSNGRHNWNNAAFDELMTEAEAEVRDPNRRISLYREAERLLVEDVAGVFLWHRQRAQVWKPYLKGSALEPNALGYRSWRGDQVMSSSITFYLAEDQPGLALPTRRP